From the Paludibacterium paludis genome, one window contains:
- a CDS encoding amino acid permease, producing the protein MKRKMGFWMCSALVIGNMIGSGIFLLPSSLAPFGIHSLWGWALATAGSVCLAMMFAFLVRAEPAAGGPYAYTRRAYGDFAAYLCAWCYWKAAWIGNAAVAVTLVGYLKVFVPALANPVAGCLAGVGFIWFFTLVNLMGTRTAGAFGLIMTLLKLVPLVLVGVAGLLHFDAANMQAASAQPAGAMSLANMVFQVAALTMWSFVGLESATVPAEDVVSPEKTIPRATVFGTIFTAVIYIVSVTAIQGMIPAADLAKSSAPFADAAGILFGKTGYLLVAAGAVVACMGTLNGWALLQGQIPMAAARDGLFPHSLARLNRHGVPANGLIASSVLVTLLMAMDFNDNLVGMFNIVALLGTLTALIPYGFCAAAQLQILVDEETPVSAREAKRASATAVLAFLFTLGAIYGAGRDAAFWTFLVLMAGIPMYTWRQWRNRVEARLAAG; encoded by the coding sequence ATGAAAAGAAAAATGGGATTCTGGATGTGCTCCGCGCTGGTCATCGGCAACATGATCGGCTCGGGCATTTTTCTTCTGCCCTCCTCACTGGCCCCGTTCGGCATCCATAGCCTGTGGGGCTGGGCCCTGGCGACCGCCGGGTCGGTCTGCCTGGCGATGATGTTCGCGTTCCTGGTGCGCGCCGAGCCCGCCGCCGGTGGTCCTTACGCCTACACCCGCCGCGCCTACGGCGATTTCGCCGCCTACCTGTGCGCGTGGTGTTACTGGAAGGCGGCCTGGATCGGCAACGCGGCGGTGGCCGTCACGCTGGTGGGCTACCTCAAGGTTTTCGTGCCGGCGCTCGCCAATCCGGTGGCCGGCTGCCTCGCGGGGGTAGGGTTCATCTGGTTCTTCACCCTGGTCAATCTGATGGGCACCCGCACCGCCGGCGCCTTCGGACTGATCATGACGCTGCTCAAGCTCGTGCCGCTCGTACTGGTTGGCGTTGCCGGCCTGCTGCATTTCGATGCAGCCAACATGCAGGCCGCCAGCGCCCAACCAGCGGGGGCAATGTCCCTCGCCAACATGGTATTCCAGGTGGCGGCGCTGACCATGTGGTCGTTTGTCGGTCTGGAGTCCGCCACGGTTCCCGCCGAGGATGTCGTCTCCCCGGAAAAAACCATACCGCGCGCGACCGTGTTCGGCACCATCTTCACGGCGGTGATCTATATCGTCTCGGTCACGGCCATTCAGGGCATGATTCCGGCCGCAGATCTCGCCAAATCCAGCGCGCCGTTCGCCGACGCGGCGGGCATACTGTTCGGCAAGACCGGTTATCTTCTGGTGGCGGCAGGCGCCGTGGTGGCCTGCATGGGCACACTCAACGGCTGGGCGCTGCTGCAAGGACAGATTCCGATGGCAGCGGCCCGCGACGGCCTGTTTCCCCATTCGCTGGCACGCCTTAACCGCCATGGGGTCCCGGCCAACGGACTGATCGCATCAAGCGTGCTGGTCACCCTGCTGATGGCCATGGATTTCAACGACAACCTGGTTGGCATGTTCAACATCGTCGCGCTGCTGGGCACATTGACCGCGCTGATCCCTTACGGGTTTTGCGCCGCGGCCCAATTGCAGATCCTGGTGGATGAAGAAACGCCGGTCAGCGCCCGTGAAGCAAAACGCGCCTCCGCGACCGCCGTCCTGGCGTTCCTGTTCACGTTGGGCGCCATTTACGGCGCCGGACGCGATGCCGCGTTCTGGACGTTCCTTGTGCTGATGGCGGGCATACCGATGTATACCTGGCGGCAATGGCGCAACCGTGTGGAGGCGCGCCTCGCCGCGGGGTGA
- a CDS encoding MarC family NAAT transporter, producing MFKTLSLQFLFGGLISLVTITNPLSKIPLFVTLTRHMSEERRANHAKWACLYAGMIMLVCLLAGNVILSVFGISYGALRIAGGFVVAVLGYRMLFLTQDPGMAPRPDSQRDDYAFFPIAMPGISGPGTIAVVIGISTEIAELSSFAAKSLAFAMTFAAICGTSLGMWLVLRSSVMISERLGHAGREVMTRLMGFLLICVGVQFVGSGVRTFMSGS from the coding sequence ATGTTCAAGACCCTGTCGCTGCAATTCCTGTTCGGCGGCCTGATAAGCCTGGTGACGATCACCAATCCCTTGTCCAAAATTCCCCTGTTCGTCACGCTGACTCGGCACATGAGTGAAGAGCGCCGCGCGAATCACGCGAAGTGGGCCTGCCTGTATGCGGGAATGATCATGCTGGTGTGCCTGCTGGCCGGGAATGTGATCCTGTCGGTATTCGGCATCTCCTACGGCGCGTTGCGCATCGCCGGCGGGTTTGTCGTGGCGGTGCTCGGTTATCGCATGCTGTTCCTGACCCAGGATCCTGGCATGGCGCCGCGCCCGGACAGCCAGCGCGACGATTACGCGTTTTTCCCCATCGCGATGCCTGGCATCAGCGGCCCGGGAACGATCGCCGTGGTGATCGGCATTTCCACCGAAATCGCCGAACTGTCGTCCTTCGCCGCCAAATCACTGGCCTTCGCCATGACGTTTGCCGCCATTTGCGGCACCAGCCTCGGCATGTGGCTGGTGTTACGCTCATCGGTGATGATTTCCGAGCGCCTCGGCCATGCCGGACGCGAGGTGATGACCCGCCTGATGGGTTTTTTGCTGATCTGCGTGGGCGTGCAGTTCGTCGGCTCCGGCGTGCGCACCTTCATGTCCGGCTCGTAA
- a CDS encoding copper chaperone PCu(A)C yields MKHCLSALCLCVLSLGASAHEYQIGKIHIAHPWARAMPASSPTSAVYFGLDNQGADGDRLLSAETPRAKAAELHSNTVEQGVMHMRKIEGGVAVPAGGKMAFAPGGLHVMLIGLSGELKVGERFPMTLRFEKAGKVDVQVQVEKGMPGGH; encoded by the coding sequence ATGAAACATTGCCTGTCCGCCCTTTGCCTGTGTGTCCTATCGCTTGGCGCATCCGCGCATGAATACCAGATCGGCAAGATTCATATCGCTCACCCCTGGGCCCGCGCGATGCCGGCGTCGAGTCCGACTTCCGCTGTCTACTTCGGTCTGGACAATCAGGGCGCCGACGGGGATCGCCTGCTCTCGGCCGAGACCCCTCGCGCCAAGGCGGCCGAACTGCACAGCAACACGGTCGAGCAAGGCGTGATGCACATGCGCAAGATCGAAGGCGGTGTTGCGGTTCCCGCTGGCGGCAAAATGGCTTTCGCGCCTGGCGGCTTGCATGTGATGCTGATCGGCCTCTCCGGTGAACTCAAGGTCGGCGAACGTTTTCCGATGACACTGCGTTTCGAGAAGGCGGGGAAAGTCGACGTGCAGGTGCAGGTCGAAAAAGGAATGCCGGGCGGTCATTGA